One window from the genome of Thermus sediminis encodes:
- a CDS encoding ABC transporter has product MMLWQLWSELLLEWILTKRYWFELVAGLLASVLFFYSMVLGLENLTPEGLASLGLDVGPLLLLFAAFNLVVGTFQSVAYSVQSEAARGTLEHLGLARGGLLWQLLLRSFVRGLTGIATGLLILLPLALLLGVRLAPAPWWPLGLLPLYLAALGFALGMGALALYFKEVDSFFTIVRFLFLPYFFSLVRFEPWMVPLPFAPGAYLLRIGLTGEGLSLALVGLAALQAFLFLVLGFLAMAWTYAVVRRRGLLGRY; this is encoded by the coding sequence GTGATGCTCTGGCAACTTTGGAGCGAGCTTCTCCTGGAGTGGATCCTGACCAAGCGCTACTGGTTTGAACTGGTAGCGGGGCTCTTGGCCTCGGTTCTCTTCTTCTATTCCATGGTCCTTGGCCTGGAGAACCTGACCCCTGAAGGCCTGGCGAGCCTGGGCCTGGATGTGGGCCCCTTACTCCTCCTCTTCGCCGCCTTCAACCTGGTGGTGGGCACCTTTCAGTCCGTGGCGTACAGCGTGCAGTCCGAGGCCGCCCGAGGCACCCTGGAGCACCTGGGCCTAGCCCGGGGAGGGCTCCTTTGGCAGCTCCTCCTGCGCTCCTTCGTGCGGGGTCTTACGGGCATCGCCACCGGCCTCCTTATCCTCCTCCCTCTCGCTCTTCTCCTAGGGGTGCGGCTCGCCCCCGCCCCCTGGTGGCCCCTGGGGCTTTTGCCCCTGTACCTCGCCGCCTTGGGCTTCGCCCTCGGTATGGGGGCCCTGGCCCTCTACTTCAAGGAGGTGGATAGTTTCTTCACCATAGTTCGGTTCCTCTTCCTGCCCTACTTCTTCTCCCTGGTCCGGTTTGAGCCCTGGATGGTCCCCCTGCCCTTCGCCCCGGGGGCCTACCTCCTCCGGATCGGCCTTACGGGGGAGGGACTGTCCTTAGCCCTGGTGGGCCTAGCCGCCCTCCAGGCTTTCCTATTCCTGGTCCTGGGCTTTCTCGCCATGGCCTGGACCTACGCTGTGGTGCGGCGAAGGGGTCTTTTGGGGAGGTACTGA
- a CDS encoding ABC transporter — translation MKIGLTQLQAEFIFAAQILRRYWFNNLVGTFVDLVYFYAILVAVRNLVPGENLPGTSSLVLIYAVLQLTLGFYVSVYHFIRTDALQGTLEHMALARRGLLYQLFMRLLAHGTVILGQTLLVLLILLALTGVTLKVTSWWPLGVGAVLLAAIGISLLMGALTLYFREINSLFTLIQFTLIPYFLSFIHWQPYMAYLPFAPGAHLVRLGLTGGEFDRGIFLLALFQGLFLLAAGLLAMVYMYRLVRRRGILGRF, via the coding sequence ATGAAAATCGGTCTCACCCAACTCCAAGCGGAGTTTATCTTTGCGGCCCAGATTCTAAGGCGGTATTGGTTCAACAACCTGGTCGGCACCTTCGTGGACCTGGTGTACTTCTACGCCATTCTGGTGGCCGTCCGGAATCTGGTGCCCGGTGAAAACCTGCCGGGAACCTCCTCCCTGGTGTTGATTTATGCGGTACTCCAGCTGACCTTAGGCTTCTACGTTTCCGTTTACCACTTCATACGCACCGATGCACTCCAAGGCACCTTGGAGCACATGGCCCTAGCCCGGAGAGGCCTGCTGTACCAGCTCTTCATGAGGCTCCTAGCCCACGGTACCGTCATCCTGGGACAAACTCTATTGGTTCTCCTGATCCTCCTGGCCCTGACGGGGGTTACCCTAAAAGTCACCTCCTGGTGGCCTCTTGGGGTGGGCGCGGTCTTGCTGGCGGCGATAGGGATTTCCCTCCTCATGGGAGCCCTCACCCTCTACTTCAGGGAAATCAACAGCCTGTTCACCCTCATCCAGTTCACCCTCATCCCTTACTTCCTTTCCTTCATCCACTGGCAGCCCTACATGGCCTACCTCCCCTTTGCCCCGGGAGCCCACCTGGTGCGGCTTGGGCTCACGGGCGGGGAGTTTGACCGGGGCATTTTCCTCCTGGCCCTTTTTCAGGGTCTTTTCTTGCTCGCCGCCGGGCTTCTCGCCATGGTCTACATGTACCGCCTGGTCCGTAGGCGGGGTATATTGGGTAGGTTCTAG
- a CDS encoding ribbon-helix-helix domain-containing protein, whose translation MEKTTLYLPPELHRALREAARREGKSQADLIREALAAYLAQRQRPPFRSLGAGEDEELSGRTSEAWLERAWSER comes from the coding sequence ATGGAGAAGACCACCCTCTACCTTCCCCCAGAGCTTCACCGAGCCCTAAGGGAAGCCGCGCGGCGGGAGGGCAAAAGCCAGGCGGATCTCATCCGGGAGGCCCTAGCGGCCTACCTCGCCCAGCGCCAAAGGCCCCCCTTTCGCTCCTTGGGCGCAGGCGAGGACGAGGAACTCTCCGGCCGCACCTCTGAGGCTTGGCTGGAAAGGGCCTGGTCTGAGCGATGA
- a CDS encoding PIN domain-containing protein, with amino-acid sequence MEAFLQDLEARAFSLECGEEDLPRVRELVARYQDLPLGFADAAVIAVAERSGGLVLSLDRHFHVVAQEGTLRVLP; translated from the coding sequence TTGGAGGCCTTCCTTCAAGACCTCGAGGCCAGGGCCTTCTCCCTGGAGTGCGGGGAAGAGGACCTGCCGCGCGTTAGGGAGCTGGTGGCCCGGTACCAGGACCTCCCCCTGGGCTTCGCCGACGCTGCGGTCATCGCCGTGGCCGAGCGGAGCGGCGGCCTAGTCCTCAGCCTGGACCGCCACTTTCACGTGGTGGCCCAGGAGGGTACCCTCCGCGTCCTTCCCTAG
- the tpiA gene encoding triose-phosphate isomerase — MRRVLVAGNWKMHKVPSEARVWLAELKRLLPPLQSEAAVLPAYPMLPVAKEVLSGTQVAYGAQDVSAHKEGAYTGEVSARMLSDLGCRYAIVGHSERRRYHGETDALVAEKAKRLLEEGLTPILCVGEPLEVRERGEAVPYTLAQLLGSLEGVEPNAPERLVIAYEPVWAIGTGKNATPEDAEEMHQAIRKALSERYGEAFAQRVRILYGGSVNPKNFPHLLSMPNVDGGLVGGASLELESFLALLRIAG; from the coding sequence ATGCGCCGCGTGCTGGTAGCAGGAAACTGGAAGATGCACAAGGTTCCCTCGGAGGCCCGGGTCTGGCTGGCGGAGCTCAAAAGGCTCCTTCCCCCCCTGCAGTCGGAGGCGGCGGTGCTCCCCGCCTACCCCATGCTCCCCGTGGCCAAGGAGGTCCTCTCGGGCACCCAGGTCGCCTACGGGGCCCAGGACGTCTCCGCCCACAAGGAGGGGGCCTACACGGGGGAGGTCTCGGCCCGGATGCTTTCCGACCTCGGTTGCCGCTACGCCATCGTGGGCCACTCGGAAAGGAGGCGCTACCACGGGGAGACGGACGCCCTGGTGGCGGAGAAGGCCAAGAGGCTTCTGGAAGAGGGCCTTACCCCCATCCTCTGCGTGGGGGAGCCCCTCGAGGTCCGGGAGAGGGGGGAGGCGGTGCCCTACACCCTGGCCCAGCTCCTGGGAAGCCTGGAGGGCGTGGAGCCTAACGCCCCTGAGCGCTTGGTCATCGCCTACGAGCCCGTCTGGGCCATTGGCACCGGGAAAAACGCCACCCCGGAGGATGCCGAGGAGATGCACCAGGCCATCCGCAAGGCCCTCTCGGAACGGTATGGGGAGGCCTTCGCCCAAAGGGTCCGCATCCTCTACGGGGGGAGCGTGAACCCCAAGAACTTCCCCCACCTCCTTTCCATGCCCAACGTGGACGGGGGGCTTGTGGGCGGGGCGAGCCTGGAGCTTGAAAGCTTCCTCGCCCTCCTCCGGATCGCGGGCTAG
- a CDS encoding phosphoglycerate kinase: protein MRTLRDLDPKEKRVLVRVDYNVPIQEGVVQDETRIQESLPTLRHLLDGGASLVLLSHLGRPKGPDPKHSLKPVAEALAKHLPGVRFVPSSPSSEEAYKAVEGLAPGEVALLENVRFEPGEEKDDPELAKRYARLGEAFVLDAFGSAHRAHASVVGVARLLPAYAGFLMEKEVKALSRLLHDPEKPYAVVLGGAKVSDKIGVLESLLPKVDRLLIGGAMAFTFIKALGGEVGKSLVEEDRLGLAKDLLARAEALGVRVYLPVDVVAAERIEPGVPTQVFPADAIPIPYMGLDIGPRTREAFAEALKGVRTAFWNGPMGVFEVPPFDEGTLAVGRALAELTGAFTVVGGGDSVAAVNRLGLKDRFGHVSTGGGASLEYLEKGTLPGIEVLE from the coding sequence ATGCGCACCCTACGGGACCTGGACCCCAAGGAAAAGCGGGTCCTGGTGCGGGTGGACTACAACGTCCCCATCCAGGAGGGCGTGGTCCAAGATGAGACCAGGATCCAAGAAAGCCTTCCCACCCTGCGCCACCTCCTGGATGGGGGGGCCTCCTTGGTCCTCCTCTCCCACCTGGGCCGCCCCAAGGGGCCTGACCCCAAGCACTCCCTCAAGCCTGTGGCCGAGGCCCTGGCCAAGCACCTCCCCGGGGTCCGCTTCGTGCCCTCTAGCCCTAGCTCCGAGGAGGCCTACAAGGCGGTGGAGGGCCTAGCTCCAGGGGAGGTGGCCCTTCTGGAGAACGTGCGCTTTGAGCCCGGGGAGGAGAAGGACGATCCCGAGCTGGCAAAGCGGTATGCCCGCCTGGGGGAGGCCTTCGTCCTGGACGCCTTCGGGAGCGCCCACCGGGCCCACGCCAGCGTGGTGGGGGTGGCGAGGCTCCTCCCCGCCTACGCGGGCTTCCTCATGGAGAAGGAGGTGAAGGCCCTCTCCCGCCTCCTTCACGACCCGGAAAAGCCCTACGCCGTGGTCCTCGGTGGAGCCAAGGTCTCCGACAAGATCGGGGTGCTGGAGAGCCTCCTCCCCAAGGTGGACCGCCTCCTCATCGGCGGGGCCATGGCCTTCACCTTCATCAAGGCCCTGGGGGGTGAGGTGGGCAAAAGCCTGGTGGAGGAGGACCGCCTGGGCCTGGCCAAGGACCTCCTGGCCCGGGCCGAGGCCCTGGGGGTCAGGGTCTACCTCCCCGTAGATGTGGTGGCAGCGGAGAGGATAGAGCCCGGTGTGCCCACGCAGGTCTTCCCGGCGGACGCCATCCCCATCCCCTACATGGGCCTGGACATCGGGCCAAGGACCCGGGAGGCCTTCGCCGAGGCCCTAAAGGGCGTGCGCACCGCCTTCTGGAACGGCCCCATGGGGGTTTTTGAGGTGCCTCCCTTTGACGAGGGGACCCTGGCCGTGGGCCGGGCCCTGGCGGAGCTCACGGGGGCCTTCACCGTGGTGGGGGGCGGGGACTCCGTGGCGGCGGTGAACCGCCTAGGGCTCAAGGACCGCTTCGGCCACGTGTCCACCGGGGGCGGGGCCAGCCTGGAGTATCTGGAGAAGGGCACGCTTCCCGGGATTGAGGTCCTGGAGTAG
- the gap gene encoding type I glyceraldehyde-3-phosphate dehydrogenase — translation MKVGINGFGRIGRQVFRILYQRGVEVALVNDLTDNKTLAHLLKYDSIYGRFPGEVTYDEQNLYVDGKAVRATAIKDPKEIPWAEMGVGVVIESTGVFTDAEKAKAHLEAGARKVLITAPAKGEDLTVVMGVNHEAYEPERHRILSNASCTTNSLAPVMKVLEEAFGVERALMTTVHSYTNDQRVLDLPHKDLRRARAAAINIIPTTTGAAKATALVLPSLKGRFDGTALRVPTATGSISDITALLKREVTAEEVNAALRAAAEGPLKGILAYTEDEIVLQDIVMDPHSSIVDGKLTKALGNMVKVFAWYDNEWGYSCRVADLVELVLKKGV, via the coding sequence ATGAAGGTAGGCATCAACGGCTTCGGTCGCATTGGGCGTCAGGTCTTCCGCATCCTATACCAAAGGGGCGTAGAGGTGGCTCTCGTCAACGACCTCACCGACAACAAGACCCTGGCCCACCTCCTCAAGTACGATTCCATCTACGGGCGCTTCCCCGGGGAAGTGACCTACGATGAGCAGAACCTTTACGTGGACGGGAAGGCCGTCCGGGCCACGGCCATCAAAGACCCCAAGGAGATCCCTTGGGCCGAGATGGGGGTGGGCGTGGTCATCGAGTCTACCGGGGTCTTCACCGACGCCGAAAAGGCGAAGGCCCACCTCGAGGCCGGGGCCAGAAAGGTCCTCATCACCGCCCCCGCCAAGGGGGAGGACCTCACCGTCGTCATGGGGGTGAACCACGAGGCCTACGAACCCGAAAGGCACCGCATCCTCTCCAACGCCTCCTGCACCACCAACTCCCTGGCCCCCGTGATGAAGGTCCTCGAGGAGGCCTTCGGGGTGGAGAGGGCCCTCATGACCACCGTGCACTCCTACACCAACGACCAGCGGGTCCTGGACCTGCCCCACAAGGACCTGCGCCGGGCCCGGGCCGCCGCCATCAACATCATCCCCACCACCACCGGGGCGGCCAAGGCCACGGCTTTGGTCCTCCCCTCCCTCAAGGGCCGCTTTGACGGCACGGCCCTCCGCGTGCCTACGGCCACGGGGAGCATCTCCGACATCACCGCCCTCCTCAAGCGGGAGGTGACCGCAGAGGAAGTGAACGCCGCCCTTAGGGCCGCCGCCGAAGGGCCTCTAAAGGGTATCCTGGCCTACACCGAGGACGAGATCGTCCTCCAAGACATCGTCATGGACCCCCATTCCTCCATCGTGGACGGCAAGCTCACCAAGGCCTTGGGCAACATGGTCAAGGTCTTCGCCTGGTACGACAACGAGTGGGGCTATTCCTGCCGGGTGGCGGACCTGGTGGAGCTAGTCCTGAAGAAGGGGGTCTAA